In the Angustibacter sp. Root456 genome, GCTCGGCCACCAGCGCCAGGAACGCCGGGACGGCGAGCCGCAGCACCTCGCGCGAGGTGGCGTCCGGATGACGGACGGGTGGCTGGTCGATAGCGAGATCCTCGAGAACTTTCTTCTGTCCACAGCGTGTGCACGGCATCGTGGCCGGTCGCGAGCACGAGACCGGGCCGGGAGCCGTCGTCGTCCACAGTGGACTCCACAGGCTGTGGGCAGTGGTCAACAGGGTCGTCCACACCTTCTCACCAGGGCTGTGCACAGGCCCGCTTGAGTCCACCCGCCGGACCTCCCTAGCGTGGGGTCGCACGTCACGACCGCCGCTGTCGGTGCCCTTTGGTGCACTGTTCCCCGGGTCGCGTTGGGGGTTCGTGCAGTCGAGAGGGAGGGGTGCGAAGCGGTGTCGATCACCGACGTGGACAGGCCGGCGCAGTACGGCCCACCGGACGGCCCGGGGGAGTCGTTCGACCGCACCCCGCCGCAGGATGTGGCGGCCGAGCAGTCCGTGCTCGGCGGCATGATGCTGAGCAAGGACGCCATCGCCGACGTCGTCGAGGTCGTCCGCGGCAACGACTTCTACCGACCCGCCCACGAGCTCGTCTACGACGCGATCCTCGACCTCTACGGCCGGGGCGAACCGGCCGACGCCGTCACCGTCTCCGACGAGCTCACCAAGCGGGGCGACCTCGGCCGGGTGGGCGGTGCGCCGTACCTGCACACGCTCATCTCGTCGGTGCCCACGGCCGCGAACGCGGGCTACTACGCGCGCATCGTCCGCGAGCGGGCGGTGCTGCGCCGGCTCGTCGAGGCCGGCACCAAGATCGTGCAGCTGGGCTACGCCACCACCGGCGGCGACGTCGACGACATCGTCAACGCCGCCCAGGCCGAGGTGTACGCCGTCACCGAACGCCGCACGAGCGAGGACTACCTGCCGATCGGCCAGATCATCGAGCCGACGGTCGACGAGATCGAGGCGGCCGGTCACCGCGGCGAGGGCATGATCGGCGTCCCCACCGGGTTCGCCGACCTCGACCGGCTCACCAACGGCCTGCACCCGGGTCAGATGGTGGTTCTCGCCGCCAGACCGGCCATCGGCAAGGCGCTCGCGCTCGACACGCCGATGCCGACGCCGACGGGTTGGACGACGATGGGCGACGTCCAGGTGGGTGACGAGCTCCTGGGGGCCGACGGTGCCCCCACCCGGGTGGTCGCCGCGACCGACGTGATGGTCGACCGCCCCTGCTACGAAGTGCACTTCTCGGACGGCTCGGTGATCGTCGCGGATGCCGAGCACCAGTGGGTCACGACGACGCGGGCTTCCCGTCGCGGGCCGGCTGCTGTCCGTGTGCGCCGGCGGGGCGACTCCGAGCTGACCCTCGGGTCGGTGCGCACCACCGAGGAGATCGCGCAGACGCTGCGCTGCGAGACCGCTGACGGTCGGCTCAACCACGCTGTCCCGACGACCGAGCCGCTCGAGCTCCCCGAGCGGGACTTTCTCGTCCAGCCGTACACGCTCGGCGCCTGGCTCGGCGACGGCACGAGCGCGGCTGCGTCCCTGACGAGCGCCGACCCCGAGATCGTCATGCGCTTGGAGGCCGACGGCCTCGTCGTGCAACCTACGGGTGCGCACCTGCGCTACTCGCTGAAGCTGCCGACAGAGGCGGTCGTGGAGCGTGCGTGCGTCGTGTGCGGCGCGCTCTTCCAGCCGCGGACCAGCCAGGTGCGCACCTGTGGTCGCTCGTGCGGAGGGCGCGCCAAGACGGTGAGCGCGCCGGTCGCGACGCCCACGTGCCCCGACTGCGGTGTGGAGACCTGCGGACTCGTGCGGTGCCAGGAGTGCCATTGGAAGTACGGCACGGTAGCGGGTCGCCTGCGCACGATCGGAGTCCTGAACAACAAGCACATCCCCGCCGACTACCTGCGCGGGAGCGTCCAGCAGCGACGAGACCTGCTCGCCGGTCTCCTCGACACCGACGGCACCGTCATGCCGACGGGCGTCGTGCAGTTCACGAGCACGAACCAGCGGCTGGCCGAGGGCGTCCGCGAGCTCGTCCTGAGCCTGGGGCACCGGTGTGGTTTCGCCACGAGGCCAGTTCGCGGACGCACCGACGCCTCGTCCACCGCGTACACAGTGTCGTTCAGCACGGACGACACGGTCTTCTGGCTCGAGCGCAAGCGCCTGCTCCACAAGGAGCGCGGCGCTCGTCGGTTCACCCGTCGACGGTCGCGCTTCATCACCGAGGTGCGTCCGGTGGCGTCGGTGCCGGTGCGTTGCCTGCAGGTCGACTCGCCCGACCACCTGTTCCTCGCAGGCCGGTCGATGATCCCGACGCACAACTCCACGATGGGTCTCGACATCGCCCGGTCGGCGTCGATCCACAACGGGCTGACGTCGGTCATCTTCTCGCTCGAGATGAGCCGCACCGAGATCACCATGCGCATGCTCAGCGCCGAGGCCAAGATCCCGCTGCAGAAGCTGCGCCAGGGGCGGTTGGAGGACTCCGACTGGACCAAGATGGCGCGCACCATGGGCGAGCTGAGCGACGCGCCGCTGTTCATCGACGACAGCCCCAACATGTCGCTGATGGAGATCCGCGCGAAGTGCCGGCGGCTGAAGCAGCGGCACGACCTCAAGCTCGTGATCATCGACTACCTGCAGCTGATGAGCAGCGGCAAGCGCGTCGAGTCCCGTCAGCAGGAGGTCTCGGAATTCTCCCGAGCCCTCAAGCTGCTGGCCAAGGAGCTCGAGGTGCCGGTGATCGCGATCAGCCAGCTCAACCGTGGCCCGGAGCAGCGCACCGACAAGAAGCCGCAGATGAGCGACCTTCGCGAATCGGGCTGCCTCACCGCCGACACCCGCATCCTGCGCGCCGACACCGGCGCCGAGACGACGATGGGCGAGCTGTTCGCCTCGGGCGCCACCGACGTCCCGGTGTGGTCGCTCGACGACTCACTGCGGTACGTCCGACGTCATCTCACGCACGTATTCTCGACGGGTGTGAAGCCGGTCTTCAAGCTCACCCTCGCCTCCGGCAAGCAGGTGCGGGCGACCGCCAACCACCCGTTCCTCACCTATGACGGTTGGCGACGGCTCGACCAGCTGGAGGTCGGTTCGCGGCTGGGCGTCCCGCGGCACGTCCCCGCGCCCGAGCTGGAGGCGGTACGAAGTGACGAGGAGGTGCTGGCGGCGATCAGCGGACCTGAACTAGGCACCTCGCACGATGTCCCCTCGTGGATGTTCCACCTGCCGAAGCGTCAGATCGGCATCGCTCTGTGCCGACTCTGGTCCGCGGGTGGAGCATTGCGAGCACCCCAAGGACCCGACGCCGGCACCGTCGTCTGGGCAGGTGAAGCCTCCCTCGGCGAGGCGATCACTCGCCTCCTGCTCCGCTTCGGGATCAGCGTGAAGTCGACCGGTGCTGGACCTGTTGTTGGATTGGAGCTGCGCGACGCCGACGACCGACGGCGCTTCCTTCAGGAGATCGGTCTCGAGGAGTCGTTCGACGTCGACGCCCGCGACGTGCTGGAGCGGGCGCGCGATGACACCGCGACGACACCACAGCGGCTGGCCGATCCCGTCATGTGGTCCCACATCGAGTCGATGCTGCGCGCCGGTCCGCGTTCGGGTCAGTCTCTGCTGTCGGGCATCACGGCCGTGATGGATCGGGCGGATCTCGACGTCCATGCAGTCAATGACCTGCTCTGGGACGAGGTCGTGTCGATCGAGCCGGACGGCGAGGAGCAGGTCTTCGACGCCACGGTCGTCGGCAACCACAACTTCATCGCGAACGGCGTCGCGGTGCACAACTCCATCGAGCAGGATGCCGACATGGTGATCCTGCTCCACCGCGAGGACGCCTACGAGAAGGAGTCGCCGCGCGCGGGCGAGGCGGACTTCATCGTCGCGAAGCACCGTAACGGCCCCACCGACACGATCACGGTCGCCTTCCAGGGTCACTACTCGCGCTTCGTCGACATGGCTCAGAGCTAGCCCAACCTGGACAGATCCGGCTCGCCCTGCCAAGGTCCCGCCATGCCCTGGGGGAGCACTGGTCGGCTCATGCACAACCGCGACTACGTGGTGCTGCTCAGCAGCCAGACGGTGAGCTCGCTCGGCTCGGCCATGAGCGCCTTCGTGTTCACCCTGCTCGCGGTCGACGTCACGGGCTCACCCGCCCAGGCCGGG is a window encoding:
- the dnaB gene encoding replicative DNA helicase, whose product is MSITDVDRPAQYGPPDGPGESFDRTPPQDVAAEQSVLGGMMLSKDAIADVVEVVRGNDFYRPAHELVYDAILDLYGRGEPADAVTVSDELTKRGDLGRVGGAPYLHTLISSVPTAANAGYYARIVRERAVLRRLVEAGTKIVQLGYATTGGDVDDIVNAAQAEVYAVTERRTSEDYLPIGQIIEPTVDEIEAAGHRGEGMIGVPTGFADLDRLTNGLHPGQMVVLAARPAIGKALALDTPMPTPTGWTTMGDVQVGDELLGADGAPTRVVAATDVMVDRPCYEVHFSDGSVIVADAEHQWVTTTRASRRGPAAVRVRRRGDSELTLGSVRTTEEIAQTLRCETADGRLNHAVPTTEPLELPERDFLVQPYTLGAWLGDGTSAAASLTSADPEIVMRLEADGLVVQPTGAHLRYSLKLPTEAVVERACVVCGALFQPRTSQVRTCGRSCGGRAKTVSAPVATPTCPDCGVETCGLVRCQECHWKYGTVAGRLRTIGVLNNKHIPADYLRGSVQQRRDLLAGLLDTDGTVMPTGVVQFTSTNQRLAEGVRELVLSLGHRCGFATRPVRGRTDASSTAYTVSFSTDDTVFWLERKRLLHKERGARRFTRRRSRFITEVRPVASVPVRCLQVDSPDHLFLAGRSMIPTHNSTMGLDIARSASIHNGLTSVIFSLEMSRTEITMRMLSAEAKIPLQKLRQGRLEDSDWTKMARTMGELSDAPLFIDDSPNMSLMEIRAKCRRLKQRHDLKLVIIDYLQLMSSGKRVESRQQEVSEFSRALKLLAKELEVPVIAISQLNRGPEQRTDKKPQMSDLRESGCLTADTRILRADTGAETTMGELFASGATDVPVWSLDDSLRYVRRHLTHVFSTGVKPVFKLTLASGKQVRATANHPFLTYDGWRRLDQLEVGSRLGVPRHVPAPELEAVRSDEEVLAAISGPELGTSHDVPSWMFHLPKRQIGIALCRLWSAGGALRAPQGPDAGTVVWAGEASLGEAITRLLLRFGISVKSTGAGPVVGLELRDADDRRRFLQEIGLEESFDVDARDVLERARDDTATTPQRLADPVMWSHIESMLRAGPRSGQSLLSGITAVMDRADLDVHAVNDLLWDEVVSIEPDGEEQVFDATVVGNHNFIANGVAVHNSIEQDADMVILLHREDAYEKESPRAGEADFIVAKHRNGPTDTITVAFQGHYSRFVDMAQS